DNA from Nocardioides seonyuensis:
GGCCTGGAACGTCTTCGACCGACGCATCCCGTGGGTGCGCAGGCTCGCCGACCTGATCGGCGAGCACGGTGACAGCTCGGCCTCGCACTCCGTGCTGGAGGAGAGCGACCTGTTCGACGAGGTCGAGCGCAAGGACTTCGCCCACTGGCAGGACGTCGACCGCGAGTCGCTGGTCGACATCGTCGCGTCGCGCTCCTACGTCGCGGTGCTCCCCGGCCATGAGCGTGAGGCCGTGCTTGACGCAGTGCGTGCGCTCTACGACGAGTACGGCCGCGGCCACGACGGCATGCAGCTGCCCTACCGGACGGAGTGCTTCCGGGCGAAGGTGGTCGACCCAGACGAGCCTGCACCCCGTGGCGAGGACGAGGCATCAGACGAGCAGAAGATCGTGAGCGACGGGACCGACACCCACATGTTGCTCATCGACTTCCGCTGACGACGCTCGGTTCGGAGGAGCATGGGTACGACAAACCACGGCGGGGACTCCTTCGTGGTCGGCTGCGCCCTGGTCCTCGACAGTGCCGAGAACCTCGAGCGCTTCATCACCCTCAATCTCCGCAAGGGCCTCGACCACCTGATCGTCTTCCTCGACGACCCGGACAACCCTCTTCCGACCTGTTCCTCGGACCCAGGCCTGGTGACGGTCGTGCGACTCGACGCCGAATGGTGGGGCGATCAGCGACCCGAACGGCTGAACCGGCGTCAGCGAGTGGTCGCGAACCTGGCCCGCGTGGCGTTGACCCGGCTCGGATGGGCGGACTGGCTGGTCTTCCTCGACGGTGACGAGGTGGCCCTGCTGGATCGCGACGTCGTGGAGTCGATTCCCGCGGAGCATCGTGCGTTCAGGCTGTTCCCCCTCGAGGCCGTCAGCGACTCCCGCGCCGGCGACGGCCTGTTCAAGAAGCGGCTTCCCACACGCAGGCTGCGGCAGCTCGAGCAGGCGGGGCTCATCGGCGAGGCGACCAACGCGTCGTACTTCCACGGGCACGCCACCGGCAAGATCGCCGTCCGGCCCGCCATGGACGTGCGGTTCCACGTGCACACGGCCACGGACGAGGAGGGCGAGAAGCTGCCACGGTTCGAGCATCCGCGACTGCGCCACCTCCACTTCGAGTCCCCCTCGCCGGAGGAGTTCGTCCGGAAGTGGACGGCCCTGGCCGAGTCCGGCTCCGACATCGCGCTGTTGACCTGGAGACGTCAGATCCTCGACGGCTTCCGTCGGATGCCCGGTCTCGCGCCCGAGGAGAGGGAGCGACTGGCGCTCGAGCTGTACGACGAGCACGTCCGCGAGGACGCAGAGCCCCTGGAGCGGCTCGGGGTGCTGACCCGGGTCGACCTCGACCTGCGCACCCACGAGCCCGCTCGGCTCGACGCGACGCGGGTGGCTGCCCTGGCAGAGGAGCTGACACTCCTCGCCGGGATCCCCAAGAGGCTCCTCTTCCCGGGTGTGTCCACGGCCCAGCTGCTCGCTGCACTCGACTGACGCCGAACGGGCTCAACGCCCCAGCACGCCCCCGTGGGTCGGCGGCGGCCGGTCGTCGAAGCGCTGCATGGCGGCGTCGAGCTCGGCTCCCGCGGCCTTCATCGCCACGTTGACGAGCCGGTGCCCGCCGGGTGTCTCCTCGGGGGCGACCCAGAACTCCTCCCAGCTGGTCAGCCCGTCGGCGACCCGCCGGTTGAGCGAGCGGAACTCCAGCGGCGCGTCGTCGGCTCCGGTGATCGACTCGAGGAGCACGGCGATCGACGGGTCGAGACCCTCCTCGCGCTCCCGCTCACGGTCCTCCTCGATCAGGTGGTCGAGCTCGTCGAGGAAGGCGAGCATGCGGAGCTCGGAGTCGTCAGCAGTCATCGTGCGGAGCAGCTTGCTGGTCTCGAGCTGCGGCGAGGGGTCGGAAGCGTCGAAGGTGTCCATCACTCGGCTCCTCGCGGCTTGCCCTCGGCGGGCGGAGCCCAGTAGGGCGGCGGCAACGAGTTGCGCCAGCGCTCGTATGCGTCGTAGTAGCGCTTGCTCGAGACCCCGGGCTCCGGTGGCTCCATCCGGTTCTTGGTGTAGTCGGGCTGGCCGGTGATGGGGTCGCGAGGGACGTTGAGCGCCGGGTCACCCGGGATGTAGGGCAGGTGTCCCATTCCCGGCGGTGGTGTCACGCAGGCCTCTGCCCACGAGGGGTGGACGTAGCCGCTGTCGCCGATGAGCTCCTCCCCGGCGTCGTCGACGCCCTTCTCGGCCTCCTTGCCCTCCTCGGTCTCGGAGAAGTCGGGGGCGGCCGAGTCGAGGACGTCCTTGATGCTGCTGAGGTCGGGCACCTCGATGCTGTCCAGCGGGACGCTGAGGTCGACCTTGGGGAGCTGCTTGACCATCTCGGTGACCTGCTTGAAGGCCTCGAGCCGGTCGGCCTGCGTCTGCGCCCAGGTCTCGATCTCGTCCTTCATCTCGAAGCACTTGTCGATGGCCGTGATGCACCACTTGACGTCGTCGACGACGTCGGTGATCACGGAGAGGCCGTGCTGGGCGAGGTCCTTGATCAGCAGCGCAGCCGATGCCCAGCCGCCGAGGAACCGCTTGCCCACCACCTTGGCGAGCTTGAGCAGCTTCTTGCCCATCTGGATGAGGGCCTTCTCGACGCGGATCGCGATCTTCTCCGAGACCTTCGCGATGGAGTCGAAGACCGCAGAGCCGGCGCTGACGGCACCGCCGACCGCCTTCATCACCACGTTGTAGACGTTGAGCTGTCCCGCGAACGCCAGGTTGGCCTTGCCCTCGAAGGCGAGGACCGACGTGACCGAGAGCCTGGAGAAGTTGTCGCCCCAGTCGCTCATGCCCTTCTTGAGGATCTTGCAGGCGGCGCCGTTCTGCTGGATCCGGTAGTAGTCGCCGGAGAGCGGGAAGACGACGTAGTGGTCGAGGCTCAGCTCCGTCAGCCTCGGGAGCCGTTCGCTGCGACCGGCCTGCTCGAGCCAGCCGTTGACCTTGTCGATCCCTTCGTTGCACTTGTCGCGCACGGTGTCGAAGCCGTCGCGGATCTCCCCGTAGGTCTTGTCGTGGCCCTTGACCTGCTGCTTGCCGTCCGGCGGCGCGGTCAGGACGGAGGCCACGTCGTTGAGGTCTCCCAGCTTGAAGGCCATCAGCTGTCGCCTGCCAGGTCGATGAAGGCCTTCAGGTAGGCCTGCCCCTGGATGCCGTCCGCCTCCTGGATCTCCTCGGCAGTGAGGGCCAGCGACGCGATCAGGTCCTCCCAGCTCTCGTCGAACGTCGAGCGGAGGTCGCCGAAGACCTCACCGCACGTGTCCATCATGTCCGCGAGCGGCTGGAGGACGCAGAGCCGGTAGGCGAAGCCCGACCGGTTGAAGACCTCCTCCTTGGCGTACTTCTCGATGTCGGCGGCCTGACCGGCCACGGTCTCGAGGTCCTCGAAGTACTTCTTCAGGTTGCCCCACCTGACGACCACCTCACCGGCGGCCTCTGTTGCCTGTCCCATGCCTGTTCCCTCCCCCTCAGCCCGCGTAGACCGCGAGAATCTGTCGGGCCATCGCGCCGAGGTCCTCGACGGTCGACGCCTCGTCGGGGATCACCTCGCTCACGAGGACCTGGATCACTCGACCGTCGACCACGGCCCCGGCGTGACCGGTCTCCGGCACCGGTTGGGTGGCCACGACGGCGGGACGTCCGTTCGGAAGCTCCACCTCGGCCACGTCGAAGACGCCGGCGGGGCGGTCCCACCCGGCGGCGTACTGCTCGAAGGACTTCTTCGTCGGCTCCGAGCCCCAGGTGATGTTGAGCTCGAGGCCGGGCAGCTCCGTGGAGCAGGTGTTGACTCCCTCGCGTCGACCCCAGACCCCGGTGACCTCGTAGCCCGTCAGGGCGCTCAGCTGCTCGGGAGTGATGACGCCGCACCACTCCTTCGCGTTCTCCGGCGACAGCCCGGCCCCTGCTCCTGCGACGGGCCCCTCGCCGGTCGTCTCGCCCTCGTTGGGCGTCTCGCTCTTGCTCGGCGTCTCGCTCGGCGTCTCGCTCGAGGACGCGCTCGACTTGTCGGACCCTTCAGTCGGCTCCGGCTCGTCCGTGCATCCCGCCGACATCGCCCCCACGAGCAGGAGCGAGCACGGAAGTAGGAGTCGTCGCATGGACCTCACACTCCCCCGATGACCCGACCGGCAAACCTCACGCGGTGGCTAGTCTCGTCAGTCGGCGGGCCGAACGATCTCCAGGCAGCGACAACTTGTCGGCCGGTCGGTGAGTCACACCCCAGAACGATTCCATCCACGGAAGGAAGCGAACTGATGCGTACGACGACCCAGACCGCCGCCGGCCTGCTGGGCCTGGCGCTGCTCAGTCCCATGACGACCGCGAGCGCTGCTGCCGAGACCTGTCGAGGCGAGGCCGCGACCATCGTGGGCACCGGCCCCACGATCACGGGCACCGAGGGACGCGACGTCGTGGTGACCAACGGAGCCACGGACATCGACACCCTCGGCGGGGACGACCTCGTCTGCGTCGTGCCGAGCTCGGGCGACGAATGGGTCCCCACCAGGGTGGACGTCGACGCTGGCCCCGGCGACGACGTCGTGGACACGTCCGCGGGCAGGCCTACCCCCGGAGTGTTCACGGTCGTCCTCGGTGTCGGCGCGGACACCTACGTCGGCGGCGGTGGCCAGGACGAGGTCACCACGGGCAACCGCACCGACCTGGTCGACGACGACACCGACACCGTCAGGACCGGCGACTTCTACGACCGCGTGATCACCGGCGCCCAGAACGGCGCCAGCCACGACGTGGTGGACACGGGCTCCGACAGCGACGTGATCCAGCTGACCTCCACCTCGTTCGGCGCCGACGCAGTGCTCGCGGCCGGGGAGGGTGACGACGTCCTGCAGGTGGAGATCGCGTCGGGCGACGTCTCGTTCGACATGGCCCCCGGCGTCATGCGCACCACCGCCGGCAATGCCACCTTCTCCTCGGTGGACGAGGTCGCGCTGAACACGCACTCGAACGGCACGGTGACCTACGCCGGCACCCGGTCGGACGACGTGCTGGGCATCCATCCCCGCGGCGCGACGCCCACCCTCGACGTCGCGACCAAGGGCGGAGCCGACGAGATCGTGATCGAGCCCGCTGACATCTCCGCAGCGAGCCGGATCGAGGCCGGGTCGGGGCGGGACGAGCTCGTCGCAGCCAGTCACACCGGGCGGCTCGCACTCCACCTGAAGAAGGACCAGTTGGAGATCGACGACACGAGCGTCGTCGCCGACAGCATGGAGCACGCGCTGCTCATGGCGCCCCAGGTCAAGCTGGTCGGGGACAGGGCCGACAACCTCCTCGGCTACGTGGGATGCGAGGCCACGATGCGAGGTGGAGCCGGCCGTGACGAGCTGTACGGCACGAGCGACAACGACTTCCACCGCTACCGCTTCGACTGCCTGGAGACCGCCACCATGAACGGCGGTTCGGGTGCCGACCGGCTCTTCGGCGGACCCGGTGCGGATCGGCTGAGTGGTGGCAGCGGCCGCGACTCCTTGAGGGGGCGCAACTCGAGCGACGTCCTGCGCGGCGGCAAGGGCCACGACACCCTCTACGGCCACGCCGACGATGACGACCTGCGCGGCGGCAAGGGCCCCGACCGTCTGTGGGGCCACGGCGGGGAGGACGACCTGCGCGGCGGCATGGACGACGACCGGCTGTGGGGCGGCGGCGAGGACGACGACCTACGCGGCAACATGGGCAACGACCGGCTGCTCGCGGGCAAGGGGCACGACCGGGCCGACGGCGGGCCGGGACGCCGCGACCGATGCCGTGCTGCCGAGCGCGTCCGACGCTGCGAGCGCTGACGCCACTGTTACCGAACAGTCCGGGGCATCTCCTCGATCGAACACCCCCGGACTGTTCGGTAACCCGGCAGGCCAGCGGGCGCGACTAGGGTCACCAGCATGTGGCGCTGGCGTCGTACGCACCTCGGCGGCGAGGCCGACCGGGCGACGTTCCGCACGCTCCACAACGCCTCGCTCGCGAGCCCGCCGCTGCGGGAGGGACTGACGAGCGGCAGCGCCGAGCGCAGCGTCCGGCACCTCCGGGCGCTGCTCGGCACTCCCGCGGCCGGGCTCGCCGACACGAGCGGGCTGCTGGCCTGGGACGGTCTCGGCGGCCACCACCGCAGCCAGCTCCCGGCGACGGTCCGGGAGGTCGCCGAGACCGGTCGCACGCTGATCGTCGACGAGCGGACCCTGGTCTGTGACGACCTCGGTTGCGAGGTGCGTCAGGCGATCGTGAGCCCGCTCGTCGTCGAGGAGACGCTCGTCGGTGCACTCGTGGTGGGGACGACGCACACCACGGGCGGCCTGGTGCGCGCCGCCGACGAGGTGGCCTCCTGGGTGAGCGGACAGCTGGAGCTCGCCGAGCTCGATGCCTCACGCACCCGGCTCATGGAGGCGGAGGTGCGGGCGCTGCGGGCCCAGATCAGCCCCCACTTCATCTACAACTCCCTCGGTGCGATCGCCAGCTTCGTGCGGACTGATCCCGACCGTGCTCGCGAGCTGCTGCTGGAGTTCGCGGACTTCACCCGCTACTCCTTCCGGCGCCATGGCGACTACACGACGTTGGCGGAGGAGCTGCGGTCCGTCGAGCGCTACCTGCTCCTCGAGCAGGCCCGCTTCGGTGACCGGTTGCAGGTGACCCTGCAGATCGCGCCCGAGGTGCTGCCCGTCGCCGTGCCGTTCCTGTGCATCCAGCCGCTCGTCGAGAACGCCGTGCGCCACGGTCTCGAGGCCAGCCCCGACAAGCCCGACGGCACCGGCCACCTCTCCATCATGGCGCGCGACATGGGCGCCGACTGCGTCATCGAGGTCGAGGACGACGGCTCCGGCGAGGACCCCGAGCGCGTACGACGAGCGCTCGCCGGCGACGCGTCCATGGACTCCGTCGGCCTCGGCAACGTGGACGCGAGGCTTCGCAACGCCTACGGCGACGACTACGGTCTCGTCGTGGAGACCGCACCGGGAGCCGGCACGAAGGTGATCGTCCGCGTGCCCAAGTTCGCCCCGGGGGTGCAGGTGTGACCGGCCTCAAGGTCCTCGTCATCGACGACGAGCGACCGGCCCTCGACGAGCTCACCTTCCTGCTCCGACGTGAACCACGCGTCGGCGAGATCCTCGCCTGCGACTCCGCGACCGAGGCCCTGCGCGTCCTGCAGGACACCGAGGTGGACGCGGTGTTCCTCGACATCCAGATGCCGGGCCTCACCGGGCTGGACCTGGCCCAGGTGCTGTCGCGGTTCAAGGCTCCGCCACCGGTGGTGTTCGTGACCGCCCACGAGGAGCACGCTGTCGCGGCGTTCGAGCTGCGTGCCGTCGACTACGTCCTCAAACCGGTGCGCGAGGAGCGGCTCGCCGAGGCCGTACGCCGCGTGGTCGAGGCCGGCGGTCCGGCGCCGTCGGGCGACGTGCAGATCCCGGTCGAGCGCGGCGGGGTGACCCGGTTCGTCAACCGCTCTGCCATCACCCACGTGGAGGCGCAGGGCGACTACGCCCGGCTGCACACCGCCGAGGGGTCCCACCTCGTCCGGACGCCGCTCTCGTCGCTGGCCGAGCAGTGGGCGCCCGCTGGTTTCGTCCGGATCCATCGCTCGATGCTGGTCGCGCTCCCCCACGTCGAGGAGGTGCGGACCGTCGACGGGCGGGTCAGCGTCGTGGTCGGCGGGCAGGAGCTGGCGGTCAGCCGCCGCCACGCGCGGGCGGTCCGCTCGGTGCTGATCCAGAAGGACTCGTGAGCGACTCCGGGCCGCCCCCGCGCGTGCGGGTGACCGGTCCCCCGCGGCGCCGGGCACTCGCCTCACGACACGCGGGTGCGCGTGAGATCGACTCCGAGACCGCCCTGGGCGAGGTCTTCATGCGGTCGCTGCTGCGCGAGCAGCTGAGACTCGCTGCCGCGGCGCTCGTCGCGCTGGCCCTCACCCTCGGCGTGCTGCCGTTGGTGTTCCACCTGGCGCCCGACCTCGCTGACGTCCGGGTGCTCGGGGTGCCGGTGTCGTGGGTGGTGCTGGGTGTGCTCGCCTATCCGTGGATGGTGTTCCTGGGGTGGGTCTACGTGCGTCGGGCGGAGGCCAACGAGAGCGACTTCGCCGCGCTGCTCGACGCCGCCGGGGACGCCGGCGAGGGTCGGGAGCGTCCGTGAGCCAGGACGCACTGCCGGGCCTCATCGCCGTCGTCCTGGTCTCGGTCGCCACCATCACGATCGGCACGTGGGGGCTGCGGATCTCTCGCACGACGAGTGACTTCTTCGTCGCCTCGCGCACCGTGCGACCGCGTCTGAACGCCAGCGCGATCGGCGGCGAGTACCTCTCCGCCGCCTCCTTCCTCGGCGCCGCCGGGCTGCTGCTCACCTTCGGCGCCGAGATGCTGTGGTACCCCGTCGGCTGGACCGCCGGCTACCTCGTGCTGCTGGTGCTCGTCGCGGCGCCGCTGCGCCGCTCTGGCGCCTACACGTTGCCGGACTTCGCCGAGGCACGGCTGGGCTCCCGTGGCGTGCGCTCGCTGTGCTCGGTGCTGGTCGTCGGCATCGGCTGGCTCTACCTGCTGCCCCAGTTCCAGGGCGCGGGAGTGACGCTGCGCTCGACGCTCGACGCTCCCACGTGGGTCGGGTCGCTCGTGGTCGCGGTCGTGGTGCTCGCCTCGGTGAGCCCCGGCGGGATGCGCTCGATCACCTTCGTGCAGGCGTTCCAGTTCTGGCTCAAGCTCACCGCGCTGCTCGTGCCGATCTGCGTGCTGCTCGTCGTCTGGCAGGGCGACGGCGCGGCCGATCCCACCGCCGCCGCTCCCCCCGGGTGGTCGTTGCCGCTGGGCGGGTCGGGCTACGGCGAGTCCGACGGCCAGGGGCTGTACGGCACCTACTCGCTGATCGTGGCGACCTTCCTCGGCACCATGGGCCTGCCGCACGTGGTGGTGCGGTTCTACACCAACCCCGACGGCCGGGCCGCTCGTCGTACGACGCTCGCGGTGCTGGTGCTGCTGGGCGCCTTCTACGTGCTGCCGCCGCTCTACGCCGGGCTCGGCAGGATCTATGCCGCACACCTCGCACCCGACCGCGCCGACGTCCTGGTGCTGGAGCTGCCGCGGCTGATGGTCCCCGGGCCGCTGGGCGAGGTGCTGACGGGGCTGGTGACGGCCGGCGCGTTCGCGGCGTTCCTGTCCACGGCCTCGGGCCTGACCATCGCCGTAGCGGGCGTGCTGTCCCAGGACGTGACGGGCCGTCGGTGGGGCGAGCACCGGCTCGGCGGGGTGGCTGCCTTCCGTGTCGCGGCGGCCGTCGCTGTCGTCGTACCCCTCCTGCTGTCGCTGGCCGCCAACGACGTCTCGCTGGCGCGGACCGTGGGATTCGCCTTTGCCGTGACCGCGTCGACGTTCGCGCCCCTGCTCATGCTCGGCATCTGGTGGCGGCGACTGACCCCTGCCGGCGCGGTGGCCGGGCTGCTCGTGGGTGGGATCGGCTCAGGAGCGGCCGTCGGGTGGACGCTGGCAACCGACCGCACCACCGGCTGGGCGGACACCCTCCTCGGGCAGCCCGCCGCCTGGAGCGTCCCTGCCGCGCTCGCCACGATGGTCGTCGTCAGCCTGCTGACCCGCGGCTCCGTGCCGGCGCACGCCGGGCGGTTCATGGTGCGGCTGCACACGCCGGAGGCGGTCGAGCTCAAGCGCTGACGCGGCGTCGGACGGCGGCGGCTCCGGGCCCCGCCCGGCTTACCAGCCGCGGGATCCGGGTACCCCTTTGAAGGGGCCAGTCACCCTGCTGGTGATCCAGCCGCCGTAGAAGTCGCCAGGCTGGGCGACGACCGTCTCGTCATCGACCGTGCACAGGTCCATCCGACCGGGATAGAAGGCGACGTGGTCGACGAGCGCCTCGTAACCTGCACTGGGCTGCGGGTAGTGCCAAGCCGCCCGCGGAACCACCCGACCGCTCGAGCAGGCCACGTCGAAGTACGAGGCAGATCCCTTGAACTCGCACCAGGTCGTCCCGGAGACCGGTGTGAGCAGGCCGGGCGTGATGGCCTCGGCAGGGACGTAGTAGACCGGAGGGTGGCTCGTCTCCAGCACCCGGAGCGATCGCCGGGTGTCCGCGACGAGCTGGCCGTCCACCTCGATGACCACGCGCTCGGGCGACGGGACCACGATCGGCGGCCGGGGGTAGTCCCATACCGACTCGGCTCTCACCCCGTCGACATCGTCGCTCACAGGTCCATGATCGCCCAGTGCCGCAAACGCATACCCTCGATCCGTGCCCGACCATGCCCTCGAGCTCACCTTCGAGCCCTCCTCCATGAGCGCAGTGGAGGCCCAGTGGGAGGCGCTCAAGGCTGCCGGCCTCCCGTCGCAGGCCGACCACCGGTCGATGACCAATGCGCCGCACCTCACGTTGGTGGCGGCCGTCGCCATCGAGAACGCGGCCGTGCAGATGGCAAGCGAGACGGTCGGACCACTGCTTCCCGCACGCGTCGTCCTGCGGGGTGTGGTCCTGTTCGGCCAGGGACCTCGGGTGACCATCGCCCACCTGGTCGAGCCCGACCACGCGCTGGCGGCCGCCGCAGCCCGGGTCCGAGCGCTCGTCCCGGGGCTGCGTCACCCGGTCTGGACTCCCCACGTCACCGTGGCGCGGCGAGTCCGGAGGTCGATGGTCCCGGCGGTGCTCGAGGTCCTGCATGCCACCGACGACCCACGGGAGCTGGTCTGCCACCGCCTCCGACGGTGGGATCCGGAGCACGACATCATCGAGGACGTCGCGGTCGCCGGCCGGTCGTCTGTCCCCTGAGAGGCACGCTCACAGTGCCGAATGCTCCGTGGCGAGGGCGCACTCCGCGTCGCTGACGTCCGCGGTGACAGGCATGCGCGAGCGGCCGGCCTGGACTGGCATACCGTGGCGGCATGAAGGCCTTGATCCTCGAGAACATCCACCAGAGCGCCGTGGACGTGCTGAAGTCCCGCGGCTACGAGGTGGAGGTGCGCGCCGGGGCGATGAGCGAGTCCGAGCTGGTCGAGGGGCTCGGCGACGTCAACCTCCTGGGCATCCGCTCCAACACGACGGTGACCGAGCGGGTCCTGGAGGCGGCACCCGTCCTGCAGGCGGTGGGCTGCTTCTGCATCGGCACCAACCAGGTCGACCTGTCCGCCGCCGCGAACCGTGGCGTCGGTGTCTTCAACGCTCCCTACTCCAACACGCGCAGCGTCGTCGAGCTGGTGATCGGCGAGATCATCGCCCTCGCGCGGCGGCTCACCGAGAAGACCCAGCGAATGCACGACGGCGTCTGGGACAAGTCGGCCAAGGGCAGCCACGAGGTGCGCGGCCGGACCCTGGGGATCGTGGGGTACGGCAACATCGGCACGCAGCTGTCCAACGTCGCCGAGGCGATGGGGATGCGCGTCGTGTTCTACGACAAGGCAGATCGTCCGGCGCACGGCAACGCCCGCCGCGCCGCCTCTCTCACGGAGCTCCTCGAGACCGCCGACGTGGTCAGCCTCCACGTCGACGGGAGGCCCGGCAACGCCGGCTTCTTCGGGGCCGAGGAGTTCGCGGCCATGAAGCCGCGTGCCCTCTTCATCAACGCCTCGCGCGGCATGGTGGTCGACTACGACTCGCTGCGCAGCCACATCGTCTCCGGGCACATCGCCGGCGCGGCCGTCGACGTCTTCCCGGTGGAGCCGAAGGCCCAGGGCGAT
Protein-coding regions in this window:
- a CDS encoding class I SAM-dependent methyltransferase, whose protein sequence is MSDEQPTTDPSAPTQAQAEEALSFGSVADAYDRGRPGYPAEAVSWLVDGEALTVLELGAGTGKLTAELVEQGHAVYATEPDERMHELLVERVPGCSAKVAGAEEIPANDRSVDVVVAAQAFHWFDHERALAEMARVLKPGGHVALAWNVFDRRIPWVRRLADLIGEHGDSSASHSVLEESDLFDEVERKDFAHWQDVDRESLVDIVASRSYVAVLPGHEREAVLDAVRALYDEYGRGHDGMQLPYRTECFRAKVVDPDEPAPRGEDEASDEQKIVSDGTDTHMLLIDFR
- a CDS encoding glycosyltransferase family 2 protein; amino-acid sequence: MGTTNHGGDSFVVGCALVLDSAENLERFITLNLRKGLDHLIVFLDDPDNPLPTCSSDPGLVTVVRLDAEWWGDQRPERLNRRQRVVANLARVALTRLGWADWLVFLDGDEVALLDRDVVESIPAEHRAFRLFPLEAVSDSRAGDGLFKKRLPTRRLRQLEQAGLIGEATNASYFHGHATGKIAVRPAMDVRFHVHTATDEEGEKLPRFEHPRLRHLHFESPSPEEFVRKWTALAESGSDIALLTWRRQILDGFRRMPGLAPEERERLALELYDEHVREDAEPLERLGVLTRVDLDLRTHEPARLDATRVAALAEELTLLAGIPKRLLFPGVSTAQLLAALD
- a CDS encoding calcium-binding protein — encoded protein: MRTTTQTAAGLLGLALLSPMTTASAAAETCRGEAATIVGTGPTITGTEGRDVVVTNGATDIDTLGGDDLVCVVPSSGDEWVPTRVDVDAGPGDDVVDTSAGRPTPGVFTVVLGVGADTYVGGGGQDEVTTGNRTDLVDDDTDTVRTGDFYDRVITGAQNGASHDVVDTGSDSDVIQLTSTSFGADAVLAAGEGDDVLQVEIASGDVSFDMAPGVMRTTAGNATFSSVDEVALNTHSNGTVTYAGTRSDDVLGIHPRGATPTLDVATKGGADEIVIEPADISAASRIEAGSGRDELVAASHTGRLALHLKKDQLEIDDTSVVADSMEHALLMAPQVKLVGDRADNLLGYVGCEATMRGGAGRDELYGTSDNDFHRYRFDCLETATMNGGSGADRLFGGPGADRLSGGSGRDSLRGRNSSDVLRGGKGHDTLYGHADDDDLRGGKGPDRLWGHGGEDDLRGGMDDDRLWGGGEDDDLRGNMGNDRLLAGKGHDRADGGPGRRDRCRAAERVRRCER
- a CDS encoding sensor histidine kinase, whose protein sequence is MWRWRRTHLGGEADRATFRTLHNASLASPPLREGLTSGSAERSVRHLRALLGTPAAGLADTSGLLAWDGLGGHHRSQLPATVREVAETGRTLIVDERTLVCDDLGCEVRQAIVSPLVVEETLVGALVVGTTHTTGGLVRAADEVASWVSGQLELAELDASRTRLMEAEVRALRAQISPHFIYNSLGAIASFVRTDPDRARELLLEFADFTRYSFRRHGDYTTLAEELRSVERYLLLEQARFGDRLQVTLQIAPEVLPVAVPFLCIQPLVENAVRHGLEASPDKPDGTGHLSIMARDMGADCVIEVEDDGSGEDPERVRRALAGDASMDSVGLGNVDARLRNAYGDDYGLVVETAPGAGTKVIVRVPKFAPGVQV
- a CDS encoding LytR/AlgR family response regulator transcription factor; this translates as MTGLKVLVIDDERPALDELTFLLRREPRVGEILACDSATEALRVLQDTEVDAVFLDIQMPGLTGLDLAQVLSRFKAPPPVVFVTAHEEHAVAAFELRAVDYVLKPVREERLAEAVRRVVEAGGPAPSGDVQIPVERGGVTRFVNRSAITHVEAQGDYARLHTAEGSHLVRTPLSSLAEQWAPAGFVRIHRSMLVALPHVEEVRTVDGRVSVVVGGQELAVSRRHARAVRSVLIQKDS
- a CDS encoding cation acetate symporter, which gives rise to MSQDALPGLIAVVLVSVATITIGTWGLRISRTTSDFFVASRTVRPRLNASAIGGEYLSAASFLGAAGLLLTFGAEMLWYPVGWTAGYLVLLVLVAAPLRRSGAYTLPDFAEARLGSRGVRSLCSVLVVGIGWLYLLPQFQGAGVTLRSTLDAPTWVGSLVVAVVVLASVSPGGMRSITFVQAFQFWLKLTALLVPICVLLVVWQGDGAADPTAAAPPGWSLPLGGSGYGESDGQGLYGTYSLIVATFLGTMGLPHVVVRFYTNPDGRAARRTTLAVLVLLGAFYVLPPLYAGLGRIYAAHLAPDRADVLVLELPRLMVPGPLGEVLTGLVTAGAFAAFLSTASGLTIAVAGVLSQDVTGRRWGEHRLGGVAAFRVAAAVAVVVPLLLSLAANDVSLARTVGFAFAVTASTFAPLLMLGIWWRRLTPAGAVAGLLVGGIGSGAAVGWTLATDRTTGWADTLLGQPAAWSVPAALATMVVVSLLTRGSVPAHAGRFMVRLHTPEAVELKR
- a CDS encoding DUF427 domain-containing protein, which produces MSDDVDGVRAESVWDYPRPPIVVPSPERVVIEVDGQLVADTRRSLRVLETSHPPVYYVPAEAITPGLLTPVSGTTWCEFKGSASYFDVACSSGRVVPRAAWHYPQPSAGYEALVDHVAFYPGRMDLCTVDDETVVAQPGDFYGGWITSRVTGPFKGVPGSRGW
- a CDS encoding 2'-5' RNA ligase family protein; the encoded protein is MPDHALELTFEPSSMSAVEAQWEALKAAGLPSQADHRSMTNAPHLTLVAAVAIENAAVQMASETVGPLLPARVVLRGVVLFGQGPRVTIAHLVEPDHALAAAAARVRALVPGLRHPVWTPHVTVARRVRRSMVPAVLEVLHATDDPRELVCHRLRRWDPEHDIIEDVAVAGRSSVP
- the serA gene encoding phosphoglycerate dehydrogenase, coding for MKALILENIHQSAVDVLKSRGYEVEVRAGAMSESELVEGLGDVNLLGIRSNTTVTERVLEAAPVLQAVGCFCIGTNQVDLSAAANRGVGVFNAPYSNTRSVVELVIGEIIALARRLTEKTQRMHDGVWDKSAKGSHEVRGRTLGIVGYGNIGTQLSNVAEAMGMRVVFYDKADRPAHGNARRAASLTELLETADVVSLHVDGRPGNAGFFGAEEFAAMKPRALFINASRGMVVDYDSLRSHIVSGHIAGAAVDVFPVEPKAQGDAFESTLRGLDNVILTPHVGGSTQEAQEEIGRFVAEKLVGFVLEGSTALSANLPQVLPPTLEAGHRLGFLHHNVPGELARLNAVFADAGDNVIGQHLSTRDHLGYAITDASEPLSPEAIAELEASEHCVWVRTW